Part of the Halalkalibacter krulwichiae genome is shown below.
TAATTTTTCCTTTAAAAAAGTTACAACATTTGACAATTAATTTCTTGTTTTGACAATTGGTTTATCGGAATCGTCTTGCGTTTTTCTATACTTTACTTTCGTTGCTTCTCCCCCACGCAAGTGGCGGATCGACTTGTGGTACTCTAAAATCTCTTTGACTTCATTCGCTAACTCAGGATTGATCTCTGGCAGTCTTTCTGTGAGGTCTTTGTGTACGGTACTTTTCGAGACTCCAAATTCTTTGGCAATTGTTCTTACTGTCTTCTTAGTCTCGACAACATACCTACCAATCTTGATGGTTCGCTCTTTGATGTAATCGTGCACACGACTCGCCTCCCTAATTCTGTGTTGGGTGATTGGTACAGTTTATTAGGCGGTGCACGCAGATATACCACATTCTTGCATGGACGGGCTTGACTTTTCAGAATTTTGTGTAATGCTTTGTAATATTTGAGATTTCGATTAGGTCTGCAAGTGTTTTCTTGCCTCGATCTTCAAGGTGGTGAAGCAGCTCGCAAAATAAGTGAGCGGTTGTCAGGGCATCTCCAAGTGCCTGGTGACGTTCATAGATCCTAGAGCCAAATTGACTTGCGTAAATCTCTAAATCTAGCATATGCTTGGCCGGGCTTAAATAGCCTACTAAATCAAGCGTATCTAAACAAATAGGAAAATCGATGCGGTACTGATTTCTATTAATCTCTTTTTTAAAAGCTAGTAAATCAAAGCTCGCATAATGTCCGACCCAAACGTCTCCTTCTCCCTCCTCGCTATAGTGAAGAAAGGACTGAACTGCTTCAATCACCGTCGGAGCATCGGCAACAGTCGCATTTGATATACCCGTTAAATCAGTTATTTCAAATGGAATTTCTCGATCAGGATTAACATACGTCTGAAAGGTCTTCTCCAACACTTGACGGTCTTTCACCTGAACCGCACCAATTTCAATAATTCGATCGTGTGAACCTACAGCAAACCCCGTTGTTTCCGTATCAAAAATCGTAAATGTTAGCTGAGAGTGGTGGGTGTTCAATGGAATCTCTTTCACCAATTTCCTCTTAGGCCATAATGGTTTTTTCCGAAACATGATCATCTCCTCCATGCCTTTTTCGATTTTTGCCTTATTAGGGTAAAAGGAATCCAGACTTCTACCCTAATCCAAAAGTCACGAGCACTTGATTTTGCAAACTCCGAATCGTTCTTAGTGCCATCATGAGCTCTTCTTTGTCTTTTGTTTTAAGTTGGTTGAATTCCACTTCGCTGGAACTTTCCCTGCCTTTTTGGTGGGCAGTCCACGTTCGATCGACTCGAATTCTTAAAATGACTTCATAAGCAAATCTTAGCTTATCAGCTGTTTCTTCTGAAAAGACATGATGTTCTGTTAATAAGTCAATTTGTTGCAAGGAGTGGCCTTCAAGTAGGTCATATTTTGCACACAGTAACTGCAAGCAATGATGTAGAGGAAACAAGGCGTGCTTTTTTAAATCGACTGATTCCTTTTTCATCCGAAAGAGGGCACGAATGGGATGGTCAAATGTCGGGACAGGTTGTTCTTTTTCGAGCTCTGCCATCCGATATAAAAAGATTCGTGATTTCTCTAATTGTTGCTTAATCACGTTGCAAAATTGGTCATGAAGTTCTTCCTCTCCATATAAATAACGAAAGGATAAAAAGTTATGAGCAAGCAGTAGATTCTCATTCGTTGCCCTCAGCGCCCAGCTTCGCCACCGTTCTTGCCATAAGTCGAGCGAACCTCTCCAATTTGCTTCACTCGCCATCATCAAACCAGGACAACGTTTATATCCTGCAGCTTCCATGTGCATAACAATCTCCGTTCCTAAGCGCTCAAAATAACGGTCTACACCTTCTTTATACTCTCGTTTCGGATTTTCATAAACAAGAAAATGGTCTTGGTCTGTTAGCAAAAATTGCTCACCACGTCCTCCACTTCCCATCATGTAAAAAACAAAAGGCACAGGAGGTTTCCCAACCATCTTCAAAGCTAATTCGATCGCATGACGAACGAGGCGATCATAAAGCTTTGTCATCACTTCTAGCAGATGAGCCGTAGGGATCCCATCTTGAATTAAATGTGCTAGCACTTCATACATTGCCGGTTTAATTTCAGCTATGTTATCAAGAGTTGACTGTTCAACCGACTGCAATAGCTCAAGTGTTCCGCGATTCTTCTTTCGTAGTAAATCTGAGAGTGTGACCATGCCAATGACCCTGCCTCCGTCCATAACTGGCAAATGTTTCACGCCATTCATTAAGAAGCTCGACATCGCTTCGTAATAATAAGCATCACGGGAAATGATAAAGGGGTGTGGCGTCATAACATCCTTCGCGCAAAGACCTGCACCAAGCCCCTTAGCCACTACACGCTGAACTAAATCTTTCTCAGTGACAATCCCGATTAGCTGTCCATTGTCATTCACGACGACAACAGAGCTAGTATTATACTGAACCATCAACGCTGCTACGTCTTGGACATCGTCATCGATGTCCGCACTAATGACAGGCTGGCTCATCACATCATGAATGCGACGAATAAATGGCTCACTCTCTCCCCACTTATTCGCAAGACGGATTTGTTCAGCGAAGGAAGCGTACACATCTTGTAAGCGCACAGCGGCTTGCTGCAAGATGAAATCACGCACTCCAGGGTCACCCCAAAGCGACTGAATAACAGAGTACGGAATATGCAAACAGACTGCATCTTCAACTGCCTGGACATCGACAGCATATCTCTCTGGTTCCTCTGTTTTTCCGCCTAGAAAATCAGCCAAACTCGAAAATCCGATCATATCCCCTGTTTGCAGCACTTCCAGGACCTCCTTCTGGGCATAGGGCTGCTCAGGCGTCAGGGATGGAAGCGGAAAGTCACCAGGTGCAACAAAAACTTCTGCTACCCCGTTTAGGATAAGCAGAAGTCCTTCTCTTGGTGTTTTTGAATAAAGCACCTTTTCATTTTTTTTATACGTTTTGAGCACACAGCCCCGAAGGACTTCGTCGAACTGAGTTTCACTCAGCCCAACGAAGACCGGGTGCTTGCGGATTTGAGCTCGCACATTATTTTCCGGCTGCATCATCCATCCAAACCTCTCCATCTTTATAACTCATTTGTTCAGGATAACGGAGGTCAACGACTTCATCTTGAAGCTTCTGTGATGGTGCTACTGTCATTTTCGACACAAGATATGTTACAACAAAGTTAATTGGCACCCCAATTAAACCTGCTCCTGTGTCTTGAATTCCAAAGAGCGTAATGCCGTTGTTAGCAAGGAAGATGTACGTTAACGTAACAGATAACCCAACTAACATCCCAGCAATGGCTCCTTGCTTATTGGCACGCTTCCACCAAACCCCTAGAAGAAGAACAGGGAAGAACGTTCCACCAGCAAGGGCAAAGGCCCACGCAACAATTTGCGTAATCACACCAGGAGGATTTAGTGCTACCGCACCAGCTACCACTGTTGCGATCACAATCGCCCAACGACCAGCTGCTAAGCGTTTTTGATCACTTGCATCTGGCTTCATTAGACGGTAGTAAATATCATGAGCAAACGAAGACGAGATGGTAATTAGTAATCCACCAGCTGTCGATAATGCCGCTGCCATTGCTCCAGCTGCCACTAACCCGATGACGAATACACCTAAGTTAGCAATTTCTGGTGTTGCCATTACGACGATGTCGTTTGAAATGACAATTTCACTCCATTGTAAAATTCCATCGCCGTTCGCATCAGCAAGCTGAAGTCGACCAGTATTAACCCAATTTTCTGTCCATGCTGGCAATTGATCAAGTGGCTGGCCAGCTACACGTGTCATTAAAATGAAACGAGAGAATGCTGCATAGGCAGGAGCAGATAAATATAAAAGAGCGATAAACACAAGTGCCCACGCACCACTCCAGCGAGCCGCCTTCATTGTTGTTACCGTGTAGAAACGTACGATAACGTGTGGAAGCGCTGCTGTACCCACCATTAAAGTAAACATTAAAGCAATAAATTGCGATTTGTCACTCTCAGCAAATGGTGCAAAGTATTCAGAAACCCCAAGTGCTCGATCCAACTCACCAAGCTCACTCACAATTTTCCCGTATGTAAGCCACGGAAGCGGGTTGCTAGTAATTTGAAGTGACATGAACACGATTGGAATAATATACGCAACAATTAAGATCATATATTGTGCTACTTGCGTCCATGTGATCCCCTTCATCCCGCCAAGCGTTGCATAAATCGCAATGACGACAACCCCAATCATCGTTCCATACATCGCATCAATGCTTAAGATTCGTCCTATAACTACTCCTGAACCCGATAACTGCCCGATGATGTACGTGAAACTAATAATGATTGTTGCAATCGCAGCAATTAATCTTGCAGCATTGCTATCAAATCGGTCACCAATGAACTCAGGAACCGTGTAACGACCATATTTTCGTAACTGTGGAGCGAGTAAGAAAGTTAAAAATAAATAGCCACCGGTCCAACCCATAATATAAGCTAAACCGTCATAACCAAGAATCATTACCGTACCAGCCATCCCAATAAAGGACGCTGCACTCATCCAATCACCGCCGATGGCCATCCCGTTCCATACAGGTGGTACACCGCGGCTTGCTACATAGAAATCAGATGTTGCTTTTGCACGGTTATAAACAGAAATACCAATATAAAGTCCGAACGTCGCTAAGATAAGCAGTAGTGAAACAATTGTTTGCTGATCCATGCATTAACCCCCTATAGAATCTTCTATTTTTTAGTGATCTAACACCTTGCCAGCACTTACTCTTGTGTTATGCTCTTCATCTATTCCGAACTTCTTGTCAATTCGATCACTAATGATAGCGTTTGCAAAAAGTAAGACAACGAAGGTCACAACGGCGCCTTGAGCACCCATGTAATAATGAGCCGGCATTCCCATAATCGTAAATTGACTTAATCTCTCAGCAAATGCAACAACTCCAAAGGAAGCAAGACCACCAATAATCAAACAAATCACAACGAGCATCGTCCTCGCGCGGAAATAAGCATCAGCAACATTTTTGTCAATTTTTCTCACTGGAAACTCCTCCTTTTTTAATCATGACTAATCTCAGGCATTTTCATTATTATTAAACAGCATCGCCTCCTCTACGGAATGTACTTAAGGTTGATAGGAGAAAAGAAAGTGACAAGATGAACAACGTCTAAGAGGTTTTCGCTTGGCAAGCTTCATGTTGAGGATTCCAATGATAGGTATAAATAATAGAAAGAAAAACGAAGCAATAATAGCTAAAATAATTGCAGCAATCCACGGCAAGACACTGAGTAAAATCACATGACGTACTAATGGAATTTCTACCGTTTGTTGTTGATTACATTTCACACATAATGACCGGTCGGTTTGTGTACGGGCTAGTCGGTTCTTTTTCATGTTCATTGTTTTACCTTAATTGAAAGATAAATTTAATTGTTTCAAAAAAGCCGAGTGGAACCATCGCAATTTGAACGATCATATAAGCAAAAATAGATACAAACGGTAGTGATAACAAGAGGGGCTTTTTTAACCGAAAGGCAAAGATAAGAGAAGCAACAGTGATAAGTAAGAATAGATAGATCATATTCATTCCTCCTTAGTAGGACAAGGTATGAAAGCGTTATCATTTATTCTGGTAAAAAAGAGGTAAGATTACTTTCTACAAAATGTATTATTTCAAATTTTCAGATATAAGTCAATAACTTCTCTTGTCGAAAATAAAGATGACTCCGCGGAAGTTTTCGACATCGCAGAGCCATCTTTTATTTTATTATCCTAATTCATTTTCTTCTTCGTCTTCATCTTGGTCCGTATTATCCTCAGGTGCTACTTCCTCTTCATCTTCGTTATCAGCTGCATCTTCATCTTCGTTTTCTTCTTCGTCAGGCGCCGCGTTGACTCCTTCATTTCCTTCTTCTTCGTCAGCCGGCTTTTCATCTTCTTTATTCTTCTCTTGATCTTTCACAGCATCTTTGACAGAATCAATTGGTTGTTGGAATACATCATTAGGATTCACAGCAACTCCATCTTGACGGATTTCAAAGTGAACATGGATTCCAGCGTCTGTATTGTAGCTGTTACGTCCTGCACGGCCTAATAGATCACCTTGCTGAACTGTAGTCCCTTCTTCCACTTCCACTGTTTCTAAGCTGTGGTAGTGCGTGACAACACCATCTTCATGTGAAATCTCAACAACATATCCTAGTAGCGAATCTTTTTCCGCTTTTACAACAGTACCGCTAATTGCAGCTGCTACTTCAAAACTTTCACCTTCTACGTGAGCAAAATCCATACCTTTATTCGGGAAATACGTATTATTGTAGTATACAAGAGCTTCTTGCTGTTCTTCTGGTGTACCATTGACATCATAGAAATAACCAACGACTGTCACTTCTTCTTCATTTGCAACTGGCATTTTTACCACTTCAGATGATGCTGTTACTTGAACGGCATCCTCACCATACGGATAATTTTCCCCTGCTTGACTTGGATCAGTTACCTCAACACCTTCACCAGGAGCAGCTGAATCATTAGGACCTTGCATTGCAAATACGGCAATTAAAACCCCTGCTGCTGCGGCTAGATAAATAGCAGGTAACATCCAGCGCTTACGTAATAGACCTTTTACATTCAATGAATTTTCTTCAGATTTAGAAGAGCGTTTGTTTTCTTCTTCTCTCATTTCTCATCACCTCAGCAACCATTCTGATCAGATTGCTAGAAATGTATACATCTCGCCAAACATTTTTTTAAATTAGTTTTCGACAAAGTCGATTTTTTTATGCATAACTACTTACATTTCTTTTTAAAACACAAAAAATTACGTGAGAATACGGTTTGAATGGGAAGATCTCCTTTATTAGCAAAGCATCATTATAAGAGTGAATTCGATAACAGCCGAATCACTTGTTTCAAGTGTAAAGAATCAGCCCTGGGATCATCATTCCCAGAGCTTGAATTTATTCAGCTTTTGCCGTCATTTGGGCAATAAATGGATCAAGGGCTTCGATTTCTACCCCCGGTAATAATGGACAAGAATATCTTCATACGATTTCCCTTCCTTCGCCATACCATCTGCACCATACTGACTCATACCGACTCCATGGCCCCAGCCTCTCGTTTGGATCGCAATCTGATCACCTTGGCGCTGCCACTGAAAGTCAGAGGAATCGAGTTCTAACTTCTCACGTACTTGGCGACCGGATAATTCCTTGCCACCAATTACGACCTTCGCGACTCGCCCTCCATCCGTTCGTTCTACAATCGTTCCTACCGAACCATCCTCAGGCAGAGCGACCCCTAAACGATTTTGAAACTCAGCAACAGAAACCATTTTTTCTGCTGTAAAACGAGGGGAAGACTGATCCCACGGACTCTCAACACTTCTTAAGTAAGGAAATTCACTATGCCAATAATCTTCGGAGTTTTCCGTATAACCATTACTCGTAGAGAAGAACATTGCATCAATTGGTTCCCCTTCATACGTTAACACTTGACCTTGCGTTGATAAAACGGCCTCTTGGATACGAGCCATATATAAGTCAAAATCAGCGCCCCATTTTTCTTTTAGCTCTACTTCACTCTGATAAACTTGATGCGTAACTGTATCGGTCACCATCGCACCGTCTGGAACCTGAACATCACGTGGTTGAAGAATATTTTTAACCATATACGTGCGCGCCGTCATTGCTTGAGCCTTCAACGCCTCCATTTCAAAATTAGGATGCATCTCTGAAGCAACCACGCCCATAACATACTGTTCTAGCGGCAATTCTTCAATTTCATTCTGCTGCGAACGGAACACCGCGACTGTCATATCATCTTCTGGATTATATGACCACTTTTCCTCCGGTTGATCAACTGCAACTGATCTGACCGTAGAAGTTGTTGTTTCTTCCGTCTCAGAAACAAAAAGAACGAGCATCGTTGGAATAATAAGAATAACAGTACAAAGAATCGTTGCTGCGATTAGAAGTCGTTTCATGTCAGTCCTCCATTGATAGGTTGATGATTGTTCTCTACAAAAAATATATGAAGGCCCGTCATGAAATAGACCAAGATTTAGCTGTCAAACTACGGGAAATATTCGTCTAGGAAAATTCCCCTTGATTCTTTGCCTTTATTTGTCTTTTAGCACCTTTATAAAGGACATTCTCTTTGCCTTTCTATGCTCCTTTGTCCTTTATTGACCTGATGAAGGACATTCTCCTTGCTTTTTAACTCTCTTTTGTCCTTGAGCGCATATATAGGGGTCTCATTCATGTGCAATTGAGATTTATATTTACAATGTTCTCTCATTATTTTAATTAAACCTGTTATTTCAGCTCCTCCATGCACCGCACCGAAGAAAACAATGCTCATATCTCGGCGCAAACAAAAAAAGGGGGATTTCACCCCCTTTTTTTGTTTGCTATATCGACTTAATCTGCAGTGGTGCAGGTGCTTCTAAGTTTTCGATTTCTTCTTCCGTTTCTTCTACGATGCGTTCTACGTCGGCTCCTAAGGCGCGTAGTTTGTCGGCTAGGTCTACGTAGCCACGATCAATGTGTTTCAGTTCCGTTACACGTGTCATGCCATCTGCTACAAGGCCTGCTAAGATAAGGGCTGCTCCTGCGCGTAAGTCTGTTGCTGCTACTTCAGCACCTTGAAGTTTGTTTGGCCCTGTTATGATTGCAGAGCGGCCTTCTATTTTGATATTTGAGTTCATGCGGCGGAATTCTTCAACATGCATAAAACGGTTTTCGAACACCGTTTCTGTGATTACTCCTGTTCCTTCTGCTTGAAGAAGAAGAGCCATCATTTGTGCCTGCATGTCAGTTGGGAAGCCTGGATGTGGCATTGTTTTAATGTCCACCGGCTTTAACTTTTCTGGTCCGATTACGCGTAAGCCATTTTCTACTTCTTCAATTGTTACGCCCATTTCACCCATTTTAGCAACAAGTGGACGAAGGTGTTCGGACGTAGCACCTTCCACAATTACATCACCTTGCGTCATCGCAGCTGCTACCATAAAGGTTCCTGCTTCGATGCGGTCAGGGATAACAGTGTGTTTCGCTCCTACTAGTTCATCTACACCTTCGATACGGATTTCACCCGTACCAGCTCCACGAACTTTTGCTCCCATTGCGTTTAAGTAGTTCGCAACACAAACAATTTCAGGCTCTTCGGCAGCATTTTCAATGATCGTGGTTCCTTTTGCCATTGAAGCGGCCATCATAATGTTTTCTGTTGCCCCAACACTAGGGAAGTCTAAATAAATTTTCGCGCCTTTTAAACGTCCATCAATCCGCGCTTCAATAAATCCGTTCCCGATCTCAACTGTCGCACCCATTGCTTCAAAGCCTTTAAGATGCTGGTCAATTGGACGTGATCCGATTGCACATCCTCCAGGAAGAGCGATTCTTGCTTTTCCTACACGTGCTAAAAGAGGTCCCATGACTAAGAATGATGCTCTCATTTTACGGACATATTCAAATGGTGCTTCAGTCTTTAATGCCTTTTCTGCATTCACCTGAAATATTCCGTCTTTGTATTCAACTTCAATATTTAAATTGCGTAATACTTCTTTCATCGTGTATACATCTGCCAGTTTTGGCACATCATATATGTGGCTTGTGCCGCGGCCTGCTAAGATTGATGCAGCGATGACAGGTAGGACTGCGTTTTTCGCACCTTCTACCTTCACTTTGCCGCGTAGCTGGTTGCCACCCCGGACAATAATTTTCTCCAACGTATTCCCCTCCGCGTCTAAATTATAGTCTCTTCTCTATCATCAATATTCAGTGGTAATAATAGGCGTTCCTATTGTCACCGTTGTCCCTGCGCCCAATCGTTCATTCTCTCTAATCGCTAGCTGGATATTCATCTTTGTCCCAGCTGTTTCAATGTGAGATTCCCACTCGGAGTGAAACGCGGAATAAGAGACAAAGCCTTCTTCTATAAGTGCTTCTACTTCGTTAGCACCTAATTGCTGAATCCACTTTTTCGCATTTGCCTTTATATCGCTCGATCCTGATCTGTCATTTGCTTGAAATTGAACATATGCCGTTGCATCTTGCAAAGATAATTGCTCCGTTCGTAGTTCAACTAGTTCATTTACTATATTAGATTCAATAACAGATCCATTTGTTCCAAGCACCTGATAAGTAACTAAATAAGTAAGTGCTTTATTGTTTGGTGTTGGGTAAGCGAAAAATTGCAAGGATTCGATCAACCCATTTGGTTGTACATATGTATAATGTGCTTTCCACTCTGAACCTTCCGTTGACACAAAGCTTTCTTCCCAATCATCAGAAGCCAATTGAGAAACAAAGGCGATAAAGTCATCCTTGTTTTTCATGCTTGAGTCCACCTGCTCCTGTCGCAAACGAACCGTCCACTCTTTCAAGCTTAATTCCTCATTTGCTTCTACAAGCTCATGGAACTCCTGCATTGGTTGCTCATACGAAGGTTGTAAAGTAGCACTTAGAACATGTACATACCCAATAATAGAAAAAACGAAACCAAATACAACTAATCGCACATAAACCATTTCTGTTCTCCTCCCCAAGAAAACGAGTATTAGTATCATTTTTACCAGGAGGAGGCTCAGCATACATGGAAGTTGTAGTCATTCCTCGACAAAAGCTTTATTCCCACAAATACCTTAGCATCTGTGAAGAATGTAAATAGTCGAGAAAGAAAGATGTTAACAACTGAGCAATGGCAATCGTCACGATTATCATCAGAACCTTTGCTTTTGGACTATTCGGTTCCTTTACAAAAAGATCAAATCGAAAAGATTGTAATGCCCACCATGTAACAGCCAAGAAAAAGACACTTGTAATGATATGTATCATTGCTTGTTGTCCAAATCCGTCGAACATTGTCATTACTCCCTTACCGCTGATCAGCTTATATTTGAGCTGAAACTGTTACCACCGCTAGTTTTCAGCCCATTTTCCATCATAACTGATAGGATCTAAAAAATCTATAGAAGAAATGTGTGAATTTATAGTTGTTCGGACCTATTTTTTTACAGAAAACGCTTACAATTTTCGGCAAATGCAAAAAAATAAGACATAAGATCCTGTGCATTAGTATTGTCTAATACTCCATGATTTATGTCTTATTTTGTCGTTTTTATTTTCCTGCTACATTTAAGCGATTCGTAGCTCGTTTTAACGCTAATTCAGCACGTTTGAAATCAATTTCATCCGCTCTTGCTGAATCAATTCGTTTTTGAGCTCTCTCTTTCGCTTCACGAGCACGGTCCACATCGATACCTGTTGGCAATTCAGCAGCCTCTGCTAAAATCGTTACTTGATCAGGGCGAACTTCAACAAATCCACCACTAACCGCTACTTTTTCTACAGTGGAGCCTTTTTTTAAGCGTACTGCCCCTACTGTTAATGGAGCAACTAACGGAATATGTTTTGGTAAGATACCTAATTCGCCCTCAATTGTGCGAACACTTACCATATCTACGTCACCGTCATACACCTTGCCATCAGGAGTTACAACACTTACTTGAATTGTTGGCATTGGAAAACCCTCCTTATAGCAATACGGGGTTTGGAAAGGAAAGGTTCTCCTTTCCTTATTTTATGCGTAATGGATTACGCCATTTGTTTTGCTTTTTCTACTACTTCCTCAATACGACCTACAAGACGGAACGCATCCTCAGGAAGGCTGTCATACTTACCTGAAAGGATTTCCTTGAAGCCTTTGATCGTTTCTTTTACTGGTACATAAGATCCAGGTTGGCCGGTGAACTGCTCAGCCACGTGGAAGTTTTGAGATAAGAAAAATTGGATACGACGTGCACGTGCAACAACCAATTTATCTTCCTCAGATAACTCGTCCATACCTAAGATCGCAATGATATCTTGTAACTCTCTATACTTTTGAAGTGTAGATTGAACTTGACGAGCCACTTCGTAATGCTCTTCTCCAACAATCTCAGGAGAAAGCGCACGTGAAGTAGACGCAAGAGGATCCACGGCAGGGTAAATACCCATCTCAGAAAGTTTACGCTCAAGGTTCGTCGTTGCATCTAAGTGAGCAAACGTCGTCGCTGGAGCTGGGTCAGTATAGTCATCGGCAGGTACATAAATCGCTTGGATTGATGTAACTGATCCAACCTTTGTTGATGTGATACGCTCTTGTAATTGACCCATTTCCGTTGCTAGTGTTGGTTGGTAACCAACGGCAGAAGGCATACGACCTAGTAGGGCCGATACTTCAGAACCTGCTTGTGTGAAACGGAAAATGTTGTCGATGAATAAAAGAACGTCCTGACCATCTTGGTCACGGAAGTGCTCAGCCATAGTAAGACCAGAAAGAGCAACACGCATACGTGCTCCAGGTGGCTCATTCATCTGACCGAATACCATCGCTGTTTTCTTAATAACGCCTGAATCTGTCATCTCATGGAAAAGGTCATTTCCTTCACGAGTACGCTCACCAACACCTGCGAATACTGAGATACCGCCGTGCTCTTGAGCGATGTTGTTGATAAGTTCTTGGATAAGAACCGTTTTACCTACACCGGCTCCTCCAAATAGACCGATCTTACCACCCTTGATGTATGGTGCAAGAAGGTCAACAACTTTAATACCTGTTTCAAGGATTTCAGTTGTTGTAGATAATTCTTCAAACTTCGGTGCTTCACGGTGAATAGGATCACGCTTCACGTCAGCTGGGATTGGATCATTTAAATCAATTGCTTCACCAAGTACGTTAAATACACGTCCAAGCGTTGCTTCACCTACAGGGACAGAGATTGCCGCGCCTGTATCAACGGCTACTGTTCCACGAACAAGTCCGTCTGTAGAATCCATCGCAATTGTACGAACGGTATTGTCACCAAGGTGCACAGCAACTTCTAGTGTTACGTTAACATCAACAGCATTAACTTCAGAGCCAACTTGCTCAACGACTAATGCATTGTTGAGTTCAGGTAGAATTCCGTTGTCGAATTTCACGTCAACAACCGGACCCATTACCTGAATAATGCGACCTTTATTCATTTTTTCGCCCTCCTATTTCTTACCAATGGGGTTTTCGTTTTATGTCCGAGTATCAGAAGACTCAGCAATTAGAACCTTCGTCCACCTAAAAAAATCTATTCAAGCGCAGCTGCTCCACCAACGATCTCCGTAATTTCTTGCGTGATCGCAGCTTGACGAGCGCGGTTGTATACTAACGTTAAATCATCAATAAGAGCCGTTGCATTGTCTGTTGCAGCGCTCATTGCCGTCATACGTGCACCAAATTCACTTGCTTTTGCATCAAGCAACGCACCGTAAATAAGGCTTTCTGCGTATTGTGGCAATAATCGTTCTAAAATGGCTTGCTCAGATGGTTCGTATTCGTACGTAGTAGTTTTCGTACCTT
Proteins encoded:
- the murA gene encoding UDP-N-acetylglucosamine 1-carboxyvinyltransferase translates to MEKIIVRGGNQLRGKVKVEGAKNAVLPVIAASILAGRGTSHIYDVPKLADVYTMKEVLRNLNIEVEYKDGIFQVNAEKALKTEAPFEYVRKMRASFLVMGPLLARVGKARIALPGGCAIGSRPIDQHLKGFEAMGATVEIGNGFIEARIDGRLKGAKIYLDFPSVGATENIMMAASMAKGTTIIENAAEEPEIVCVANYLNAMGAKVRGAGTGEIRIEGVDELVGAKHTVIPDRIEAGTFMVAAAMTQGDVIVEGATSEHLRPLVAKMGEMGVTIEEVENGLRVIGPEKLKPVDIKTMPHPGFPTDMQAQMMALLLQAEGTGVITETVFENRFMHVEEFRRMNSNIKIEGRSAIITGPNKLQGAEVAATDLRAGAALILAGLVADGMTRVTELKHIDRGYVDLADKLRALGADVERIVEETEEEIENLEAPAPLQIKSI
- a CDS encoding F0F1 ATP synthase subunit epsilon, whose translation is MPTIQVSVVTPDGKVYDGDVDMVSVRTIEGELGILPKHIPLVAPLTVGAVRLKKGSTVEKVAVSGGFVEVRPDQVTILAEAAELPTGIDVDRAREAKERAQKRIDSARADEIDFKRAELALKRATNRLNVAGK
- a CDS encoding YwmB family TATA-box binding protein, yielding MVYVRLVVFGFVFSIIGYVHVLSATLQPSYEQPMQEFHELVEANEELSLKEWTVRLRQEQVDSSMKNKDDFIAFVSQLASDDWEESFVSTEGSEWKAHYTYVQPNGLIESLQFFAYPTPNNKALTYLVTYQVLGTNGSVIESNIVNELVELRTEQLSLQDATAYVQFQANDRSGSSDIKANAKKWIQQLGANEVEALIEEGFVSYSAFHSEWESHIETAGTKMNIQLAIRENERLGAGTTVTIGTPIITTEY
- the atpD gene encoding F0F1 ATP synthase subunit beta, translated to MNKGRIIQVMGPVVDVKFDNGILPELNNALVVEQVGSEVNAVDVNVTLEVAVHLGDNTVRTIAMDSTDGLVRGTVAVDTGAAISVPVGEATLGRVFNVLGEAIDLNDPIPADVKRDPIHREAPKFEELSTTTEILETGIKVVDLLAPYIKGGKIGLFGGAGVGKTVLIQELINNIAQEHGGISVFAGVGERTREGNDLFHEMTDSGVIKKTAMVFGQMNEPPGARMRVALSGLTMAEHFRDQDGQDVLLFIDNIFRFTQAGSEVSALLGRMPSAVGYQPTLATEMGQLQERITSTKVGSVTSIQAIYVPADDYTDPAPATTFAHLDATTNLERKLSEMGIYPAVDPLASTSRALSPEIVGEEHYEVARQVQSTLQKYRELQDIIAILGMDELSEEDKLVVARARRIQFFLSQNFHVAEQFTGQPGSYVPVKETIKGFKEILSGKYDSLPEDAFRLVGRIEEVVEKAKQMA
- a CDS encoding DUF1146 family protein; the encoded protein is MFDGFGQQAMIHIITSVFFLAVTWWALQSFRFDLFVKEPNSPKAKVLMIIVTIAIAQLLTSFFLDYLHSSQMLRYLWE